Proteins from a genomic interval of Terriglobia bacterium:
- the hemB gene encoding porphobilinogen synthase: protein MYPVVRPRRLRRTPAIRDMVRETRLDPSDFIYPLFVRPGQGIKSEISAMPGNYHFSVDRVVEEVGEARGEGIRSVILFGLPERKDEVGSEAHDDGAAVQSAVRALKKEYPDLVVVTDVCLCEYTSHGHCGVVKDGEVLNDPTLEILARTAVSHARAGADIVAPSDMMDGRVAAIREALDESGFQNVSILAYAAKYASAFYGPFREAAGSAPQFGDRRAYQMDPGNSDEALREVGLDLDEGADIVMVKPALAYLDVIRRVKDGYGVPVAAYNVSGEFSMVMAAVAKGWLERERTILEILTSIRRAGADLILTYHAREAARLLR, encoded by the coding sequence ATGTATCCGGTGGTCCGCCCCAGGCGGCTTCGCAGAACCCCCGCCATCCGGGACATGGTTCGGGAGACCCGACTCGATCCGTCGGACTTCATCTACCCGCTCTTCGTCCGTCCAGGCCAGGGGATCAAGAGCGAGATCTCCGCGATGCCGGGCAACTACCACTTCTCCGTGGATCGGGTGGTGGAGGAGGTGGGCGAGGCACGTGGGGAAGGGATCCGCTCGGTGATCCTCTTCGGCCTCCCCGAGAGGAAGGACGAGGTGGGTTCCGAGGCCCACGACGACGGGGCCGCCGTCCAGAGCGCGGTACGGGCCCTGAAGAAGGAATACCCCGACCTCGTCGTGGTCACCGACGTCTGCCTCTGCGAGTACACGAGCCACGGCCACTGCGGCGTCGTCAAGGACGGCGAGGTCCTGAACGACCCCACCCTGGAGATCCTGGCCAGGACCGCGGTCTCCCATGCCCGGGCCGGCGCCGACATCGTGGCCCCCTCGGACATGATGGACGGCCGCGTGGCGGCGATCCGCGAGGCGCTGGACGAGAGCGGATTCCAGAACGTGTCGATCCTCGCGTACGCGGCGAAGTACGCCTCCGCCTTCTACGGGCCGTTCCGCGAGGCCGCCGGCTCCGCCCCGCAGTTCGGCGACCGCCGGGCGTACCAGATGGACCCCGGGAACTCCGACGAGGCGCTCCGCGAGGTCGGCCTCGACCTCGACGAGGGGGCCGACATCGTCATGGTCAAGCCGGCGCTCGCCTATCTCGACGTGATCCGACGCGTGAAGGACGGCTACGGCGTTCCGGTGGCGGCCTACAACGTGAGCGGGGAGTTCTCGATGGTGATGGCCGCGGTCGCGAAGGGCTGGCTCGAGCGGGAGCGGACCATCCTCGAGATCCTCACCTCGATCCGGCGCGCGGGCGCCGACCTGATCCTGACCTACCACGCGCGCGAGGCGGCGCGTCTCCTCAGGTAG
- a CDS encoding DUF45 domain-containing protein, which produces MDRLLRIAAELARRFGLRYAVLEAERDGVNEHYGICYKDGLIRIRLRHATTGRLLKESSLVDTLCHELAHLRHFDHSPRFEGLYRRILEAARRSGYYLPGPEWRHAQGCLFADRPQDDGSAVSGAGTDGAGGRG; this is translated from the coding sequence ATGGATCGGCTCCTTAGGATCGCCGCGGAGCTCGCCCGCAGGTTCGGCCTGCGCTACGCGGTGCTCGAGGCGGAGCGGGACGGCGTCAACGAGCACTACGGGATCTGTTACAAGGACGGACTGATCCGCATCCGCCTCCGGCACGCGACCACCGGGCGACTCCTGAAGGAGTCGAGCCTCGTGGACACGCTCTGCCACGAGCTGGCGCATCTCCGCCACTTCGACCACTCGCCGAGGTTCGAGGGCCTCTACCGTCGCATCCTCGAGGCGGCGAGGCGGAGCGGCTACTACCTGCCCGGGCCGGAGTGGCGCCACGCCCAGGGCTGCCTGTTCGCGGATCGGCCTCAGGACGACGGGTCGGCGGTCTCGGGTGCCGGGACCGACGGAGCGGGGGGGAGAGGTTGA